The Humulus lupulus chromosome 4, drHumLupu1.1, whole genome shotgun sequence genome has a window encoding:
- the LOC133829164 gene encoding DNA polymerase epsilon catalytic subunit A-like, whose protein sequence is MDLDSVSNYDEVRSSIFEKAELFDKFLNGSTLVECYSAVASVANRWLDLLDNQGKDIADSELLDYISESSTKSKSLADYQSHHRHSQ, encoded by the exons ATGGACTTGGATTCCGTATCTAATTATGATGAAGTGAGGAGTTCTATCTTTGAAAAG GCTGAGCTTTTCGACAAGTTTCTCAATGGCTCAACCTTAGTGGAATGCTATTCAGCTGTTGCTTCTGTTGCCAACCGCTGGCTTGATCTTCTTGAT AATCAAGGAAAGGATATTGCGGACAGTGAGTTGCTCGATTATATATCTGAATCAAGTACCAAGAGTAAGTCTCTAGCAGACTACCAAAGTCATCATCGACATTCACAATAA